The Nitrososphaerales archaeon genomic sequence CCTTCGAAACACACTTCATTTTGCATAACGGCCACGTTACTACCTAGTGTATCTGAAAGGTTCTTCCATGCTTGGATTATCATGTCGGAGCCTTCCTTCTCCAAGCTAAGATAAACTTTTTCCAACTCGGTAAGCATCTTCCTAACCAATGCTATCCTGTCAACATCCTTACCGGTCTCCTTCATTAACGACGTAGCCCCATAATACCCAGCAGTACCTTGTATGCTGGATTCTATCTTTCTAACATTAACATTTGCATTTATACCCACTCCGACAACAACATGGTTCGCCCCGTCAGCCTCGCAACTCATCTCGGCAAGTATCCCGGCAACCTTCTTGCCGTTTATTACAACATCGTTTGGCCACTTTAGTTTAGCATTTACCTTACATATACTCCTAATAGCATTGCACACCCCAAGGGACGTAGCTAGAGGAATTAAAGTAATCCTTGCAGTTGGGATCTTGGGTCTAAGTATAATTGATAACCATATGCCACCTTCAGGAGCAATCCATTTTCTACCAAGCCTTGCCCTACCCCTCCTCTGCTTCTCTGATACCACAACAGTCCCTTCAGGAGCGTCCTGCTCTGCCAACTTGATGGCTATGTCCTGTGTTGAATCCGCAGCATTGAAGTGTCGGATCTCCCTGCCCATGAATTGAGTTTTCAACCCATCCCTGATCTCCCACGGGAGTAGTTGATCACTTATCCTGACAAGTTTATAGCCTTGCTCCTGCCCTGATAGTATTTTATAGCCATATTTTTTAAGTGAAGAAATATGCTTCCATATAGCTGCTCTAGACACACCGATCTTCCTGCTTATTGACTCTCCGGAAACATATCCATCTCTTGCCTTGAGCATTTTCAAGATCTTCAGTTGCGTAGGCTCTGCAATTGACTCTGGCATATTTCCCTATACTGGAATGCCCTATTAATCATTATATGATCAATTTTTAATACCATACAATCCAATAACTGTCATGAAAACCGACAATTATTCAGATGCAGAGATCAGAGAGATACTATCTATGAAAAATGTAGCGGTTGTAGGAATGTCAAAAAATCCAGAGAAAGATGCTTATATCATACCAAAATACCTAATCAATGCTGGCTACAATGTTATACCTGTAAATCCGACTGCGGACGAAATACTGGGTAGGAAATGCTACAAGAATTTGATGGAGGTTCCTGAAAGTGTGGATATAGTTGATATCTTCAGACCTTCAGAAGATGTGCCATCGATAGTGAAGGACGCAATTGCGAAGGGCGTCAGAGTTGTGTGGATGCAGTTAGGGATAAGCAATGAACAGGCCGAGAAGGAAGCGCTAGCGCAAGGAATTAAGGTTGTGTACAACAGGTGCATGATGGAGGAGCACAGGAGGCTCTCCTAAAAGAAG encodes the following:
- a CDS encoding CoA-binding protein, whose protein sequence is MKTDNYSDAEIREILSMKNVAVVGMSKNPEKDAYIIPKYLINAGYNVIPVNPTADEILGRKCYKNLMEVPESVDIVDIFRPSEDVPSIVKDAIAKGVRVVWMQLGISNEQAEKEALAQGIKVVYNRCMMEEHRRLS
- a CDS encoding biotin--[acetyl-CoA-carboxylase] ligase; amino-acid sequence: MPESIAEPTQLKILKMLKARDGYVSGESISRKIGVSRAAIWKHISSLKKYGYKILSGQEQGYKLVRISDQLLPWEIRDGLKTQFMGREIRHFNAADSTQDIAIKLAEQDAPEGTVVVSEKQRRGRARLGRKWIAPEGGIWLSIILRPKIPTARITLIPLATSLGVCNAIRSICKVNAKLKWPNDVVINGKKVAGILAEMSCEADGANHVVVGVGINANVNVRKIESSIQGTAGYYGATSLMKETGKDVDRIALVRKMLTELEKVYLSLEKEGSDMIIQAWKNLSDTLGSNVAVMQNEVCFEGKAVDIDYDGALLVKLPNGDIRRIVAGDVYVRVRAVTKTK